Part of the Janibacter endophyticus genome is shown below.
GCCTCGTCTCCCGGTCGTCGCTGCGCATCCACTGCACGGCGACGGTCACGGCGAGCACGAGGGTCGGTGCCTCGCCGACGCCCCAGGCGATCTCGCCACCCTTGTGCTGATCGGCGAGCGGGTCCGGGACCCACGGCAGGTCGAGCCAGCCGAAGAAGCCCCCGGCGAGCAGGGTGGTGCTCTCGGTGAGGATGACGCCGAAGAACGCGTGGAAGCTGATCGTCACGAAGAGCACGACGAGCAGCGCGAGCGGCGGCCAGCGCTTCGGGCCGGGGTCGACCCCGATGAGCACCCAGACGAAGACGTACCCGCTGAGCAGGAAGTGGATCATCATGAGCACGTGCCCGGTGTGGGTGCTCATGGACAGCTCGAAGAGCGGGCTGTAGTAGAAGAGCGCCATGCTGAAGAAGAAGAGTGCCGCTGCGACCGCCGGGTTGGCGACGACCCTCAGGTAGCGCGAGTGCACCGACGCGAGGATCAGCTCGCGGGGGCCGAGGGTCTTGTCGGTCCGGGCCGGCAGCGCGCGCAGCGCCAGCGTGATGGGGGCGCCGGGGACGAGGAAGAGCGGGACGATCATCGCCACGCCCATGTGCTCGATCATGTGCCAGCTGAAGGAGACCTTGCCGTAGACGCCGGGCGCCCCGCTCGTGAAGTACACGAAGGCGGCCCAGCCGACGACCCACGAGATCGTCCGCAGCACCGACGAGCGGTCACCACGCGCCCGCAGGCGCAGCGCCCAGCGCAGGTAGACACCGACCGCGACGAGGGCGACGGCCAGCCAGAGCCAGTCGACGTTCCACGACGTGAGCCAGGCACCCGAGGGCGGTGCGCCGGGGTCGGGGTAGCCCGAGAGCGCGTAGACCATCGAGCTCGGGACCTCGACGAGGACGTTCGTCGGAGGGGGCGTGCGGCTGATCGCCGCCCCGACGCCGAAGGCGGCGCCCATGACGAGGAGCTCACCGAGGACGAACCGGGCGAAGGGGGCGCGCCCCCCTTCGTCGACCTTGCGGACGAAGGTCCGCCGCTGCCACCAGCCGAAGACGCCGAGGAGCAGGCCGAGGACGACCTTGACGAGGAGGAGGAGCCCGTAGCGGCTGCGGAGGTTGTCCCAGGCGGCGATGTTGGTCCAGGCGAGGACGACGCCCGAGCCGAGGACTCCCGCGAAGCACCAGGCCGCGACGCTCGAGTAGCGGCGCAGGGCCGGGGCGAGGTGCGGGCCGAGCCCGCGGTGCATCACGGCCAGGGCCGCGAGCCCACCCACCCAGGCCGTCGCCGCGAGGAGGTGGACGCCGAGGGCGTTGACACCCGTCATGTGGTCGAGCGCCGCCGCGGAGTGGCCGGTCAGCGCCAGCGGCAGCAGCGCCAGCCACGACCCGAAGAAGCCCCACGCGAGGACCGCCTTGGAGTCCGAGCCCGCGCACGCCATGACGACGACGAGGACCACGACGGCGCTGATGATGTTCATCCGCAGGATCTGCAGGTTCCAGACGACGGAGACGAGCTGGGTCCAGAAGCCCTCCTGGCCGATCGGCACGCCCGCGAGGTCGGCGAAGGTGAGCACGACGAGGAGCAGGAGGGTGAGGATCCACACCGACCCGGCGAGGGAAGCTGCCCGGCTCGCGAGCAGCCTGCGGCGGGTCCTCGTCGTCTCGGGGACGAGGAAGGCGCCGACGAGGAGGAATCCGACCGTCAGCGCCGCCGCGACGTCGTGCACCGCGGTGACCACCGGGATGCCCCACCGGACGAGCGCGCCCGGGTCGCCCGCCTCGTAGGCCACCGCTGCCGACCCGACGACGACGGCGAGGACCGTGGCGACGACGGTGGCGACGAGCAGCGACCCGGCCCAGATCGCGCTGCCGCGCGGGGCCGGGGTGGAGGGGGCGGACATGGGATCCACCCTAGGTCCGCGCGTCGGCGACCCGTGACCGGCCCGACGGGCGGTGGCAGACTGACGCCACCGCCACACAGAAGCAGCAGGGGAGCACACACATGCGCACCGTCCGGACTCTCGTCGCGGCTGCCGCCGCGAGCACCCTCGGGCTCGTCGCGGCCGCAGCCACCGCACAGGCCGACCCCGTCACCGAGGAGCTCACCGTCATCTGCGACGGTATCGGCGACGACACGATCACCGTGACCGGCGACCTTGCCGACGGTGGCACGGCCACCCTGCCGGCGGATGGTCCGCTGAAGGTCGTCGGCAAGCCTGGCTTCGCCGGCCGGACGATGAAGGGGGCCAAGGTCGAGGTCGAGCCCACCGGCGAGGGCGTCACCTGCACGGCGCAGACCCCGACGACGGGCGATCTCGACGAGATCGTGCCCGCGGAGCAGGCGGCTACCGCCCCCGCCGCAGCGGACAGCCCTGTCCGGGGTGCCCTGACCTTCACTGTCACTGTCGACGAGGCCTCCGTCAACGCTGCCGCGCAGCAGCGCTCCATGTCGACCACCACGGCGTCGAACCGATTCCCCTTCGAGTCCGAGCTGCGCACCTACCTCGCCGGGCGGCCAGGCGCGACCGGGGTCGCCGTCCGCATCCCTGGCTCCGGCGAGGTCTTCTCGTACACGAAGACCTCGAACCGCAACGTCACAGCGAGCATCGTCAAGGTCGAGATCATGGCCGGGGTCATGCTCAAGGCGCAGGCCGCCGGCCGCGGGCTGACGACGTGGGAGAAGTCGAAGATCGTCCCGATGATCCGCAACAGCGACAACGCCGCGACGACCTCGCTCTACACCCACATCGGCCGCCGGGACGGCCTGACCCGCGTCTCGCAGCGGCTCGGCATGACCCAGACGATCTCCGACCCGGCCGACCACTGGGGGCTGACGTCCACGGTCCCCGAGGACCAGGCGCTGCTCATGGAGCACTTCACCCGCGCCACCGGCAAGCTGACAAGCACCAACCGGTCCTACGGCATGACCCAGATGCGCAACATCAACACCGCCCAGGACTGGGGCGTCACCGCCGGCCCGCCGAGCGGCACCGTGGCGCTGAAGAACGGCTGGCTCCCCCGCACCGACGGCTGGCACGTCAACTCGATCGGCGCCGTCCAGCACAGCCCCTACCACTACAGCATCGGCGTGCTCACCCACGACGGGTCGAGCAGCGGCACGCAGTCGCGACAGGTGAGCACGATCGAGGGCGTGAGCCGGATCGTCTACACGAAGCGGCAGACGATGTACGAGGCCATCGCCAAGAAGAAGGTCACCCGGGTCGGCGGGAACGACCGGTTCTCGATCTCGGCGGGCGCGTCGGCCAAGACCTTCCCCGCCGGGGCGCCGGTCGCCTACGTCGCCGCCGCGAGCGCGACAGCCGACATCCTCTCGGCGGCCCCGGCCGCAGGCCGCTCCGGGTCGCCGCTCCTGCTCGTGGGCCGCGACGCCGTGAACGCCCCCGTCGCCGCAGAGCTGCAACGCCTCAAGCCGGCCAAGATCGTCCTGCTCGGCGGCACGGTCGCGGCGAGCACGACGCTCGAGCGAGCCTTGCGGCAGTATGCGACCACCGGGGTCGTCGAGCGATGGGGAGGCCCGACGAGGTACGCGTCGTCGGCGCTCATCAGCGCGCTTACCGCCGCCCCGGGCCTCGACACCGCCTTCGTCGCCACCGAGAAGAACGTGACCGCCGCCATCGCCGTGGCCCCCGTGGCGGGGCGGCTCAAGGCGCCGGTCCTCTTCACCCCCCAAGAGCGCCTCCACGCCGAGACGGCCACCGAGCTCAAGCGCCTGGCCCCACGCCGCGTGGTGCTCCTCGGCGGTGGGCCCAGCATCTCCGCAGAGACCGAGGCCCAGGTCCGCAGCGCCCTGCCCGGAGTCCGGATCGAGCGGTGGACCGGCAGCAACCGCGTCAACGGGGCCATAAACATCGCGACGAAGGGGGGTCTCATGTCGTCGAGCACGGCTTGGGTCGTGGAGCGCAACCAGCTCTTCCAGGCGATGGCGGTGACCTCGGCGGCCGCCAAGGACCAGGGCCCGCTCTACTTCACCGACTCCTCCAGCCTTACGGCGGCGACGCGCACCGCGCTCGTCAACCAGCCGCTGTCGACGCTCTCCATCGGCGGCGGGACCGGTCTCGTCTCGAGCTACACCGCGTTCCAGCTCTCACAGACGGTCGACTGACCAAGAGCGACGGCGAAAGGGGATGCGGCCTGGCCCGGCCGCACCCCCTTCGTCGTGCTCGGGTCACACCCAGACGAGCGCCTGCCCCGGGTAGTGGAGCAGCGCCGCGACGTCGGCGAGGACCTTGCTGCCCAGCTCGCCGTCGACCATCCGGTGGTCGAAGGAGAGGGCCAGCTGGGTGACCCAGCGCGGCACGATCTCCTCGACGCCGTCCCGCTCGACGACCCACGGCATGCGCCGCACCGCGCCGAAGGCGAGGATCGCGGCCTCACCCGGGTTGAGGATCGGGGTGCCGGTGTCGACGCCGAAGACCCCGACGTTGGTGATCGTCACGGTCCCCCCGGCGAAGTCGGCCGGCTGCGTCTTGCCCTCGCGCGCCGTCGAGACGAGCTGGGCCATCGCGTCGGCGAGCTCGCGCATCGACATCGAGTCGGCGCCCTTGATGTTCGGCACGAGGAGCCCGCGCGGGGTCGCTGCGGCGATGCCGAGGTTGACGTCGCGCTTGACGACGATCTCCTGGGCGGCCTCGTCCCAGGACGCGTTGACCTGCGGGTTGCGACGGATCGCAAGGCAGAGGGCCTTGGCGACGACGAGCAGCGGCGTGACCTTGACGTCCGTGAAGGCGCGGTCGCGCTTGAGCCGGTCGACGAGCTCCATCGTCGCGGTGACGTCGACGGTGATGAACTCCGTGACGTGCGGCGCGGTGAAGGCCGAGTCGACCATCGCCTGGGCGGTCATCTTGCGGACGCCCTTGATCGGGATGCGCGTCTCCGTCGCACTGCTCCCTGAGGTGCTGCGTCCCACGCTCTGCGTGGGCGAGGCGCTGCGACGA
Proteins encoded:
- a CDS encoding cytochrome c oxidase assembly protein — protein: MSAPSTPAPRGSAIWAGSLLVATVVATVLAVVVGSAAVAYEAGDPGALVRWGIPVVTAVHDVAAALTVGFLLVGAFLVPETTRTRRRLLASRAASLAGSVWILTLLLLVVLTFADLAGVPIGQEGFWTQLVSVVWNLQILRMNIISAVVVLVVVMACAGSDSKAVLAWGFFGSWLALLPLALTGHSAAALDHMTGVNALGVHLLAATAWVGGLAALAVMHRGLGPHLAPALRRYSSVAAWCFAGVLGSGVVLAWTNIAAWDNLRSRYGLLLLVKVVLGLLLGVFGWWQRRTFVRKVDEGGRAPFARFVLGELLVMGAAFGVGAAISRTPPPTNVLVEVPSSMVYALSGYPDPGAPPSGAWLTSWNVDWLWLAVALVAVGVYLRWALRLRARGDRSSVLRTISWVVGWAAFVYFTSGAPGVYGKVSFSWHMIEHMGVAMIVPLFLVPGAPITLALRALPARTDKTLGPRELILASVHSRYLRVVANPAVAAALFFFSMALFYYSPLFELSMSTHTGHVLMMIHFLLSGYVFVWVLIGVDPGPKRWPPLALLVVLFVTISFHAFFGVILTESTTLLAGGFFGWLDLPWVPDPLADQHKGGEIAWGVGEAPTLVLAVTVAVQWMRSDDRETRRRDRRADRDGDAELEAYNAHLAALGRTQDQG
- a CDS encoding cell wall-binding repeat-containing protein, with the protein product MRTVRTLVAAAAASTLGLVAAAATAQADPVTEELTVICDGIGDDTITVTGDLADGGTATLPADGPLKVVGKPGFAGRTMKGAKVEVEPTGEGVTCTAQTPTTGDLDEIVPAEQAATAPAAADSPVRGALTFTVTVDEASVNAAAQQRSMSTTTASNRFPFESELRTYLAGRPGATGVAVRIPGSGEVFSYTKTSNRNVTASIVKVEIMAGVMLKAQAAGRGLTTWEKSKIVPMIRNSDNAATTSLYTHIGRRDGLTRVSQRLGMTQTISDPADHWGLTSTVPEDQALLMEHFTRATGKLTSTNRSYGMTQMRNINTAQDWGVTAGPPSGTVALKNGWLPRTDGWHVNSIGAVQHSPYHYSIGVLTHDGSSSGTQSRQVSTIEGVSRIVYTKRQTMYEAIAKKKVTRVGGNDRFSISAGASAKTFPAGAPVAYVAAASATADILSAAPAAGRSGSPLLLVGRDAVNAPVAAELQRLKPAKIVLLGGTVAASTTLERALRQYATTGVVERWGGPTRYASSALISALTAAPGLDTAFVATEKNVTAAIAVAPVAGRLKAPVLFTPQERLHAETATELKRLAPRRVVLLGGGPSISAETEAQVRSALPGVRIERWTGSNRVNGAINIATKGGLMSSSTAWVVERNQLFQAMAVTSAAAKDQGPLYFTDSSSLTAATRTALVNQPLSTLSIGGGTGLVSSYTAFQLSQTVD
- a CDS encoding dihydrolipoamide acetyltransferase family protein, coding for MALKKFNLPDPGEGLTEADLVTWRVAVGDVVKVNDMVVEVETAKSLVELPIPFAGTVVELLAAEGDTVEVGAPIIVVETGEGGSDPAAAAEPAAAEGEGDESSGPNLVGYGAKAGSTRRRARKGAPTPSPEAEVAPEPEPAMPVTGERARALAKPPVRKLAKDLGVDLGSITPSGDGGIVTRADVEAAASGGAAPTEPVAARRSASPTQSVGRSTSGSSATETRIPIKGVRKMTAQAMVDSAFTAPHVTEFITVDVTATMELVDRLKRDRAFTDVKVTPLLVVAKALCLAIRRNPQVNASWDEAAQEIVVKRDVNLGIAAATPRGLLVPNIKGADSMSMRELADAMAQLVSTAREGKTQPADFAGGTVTITNVGVFGVDTGTPILNPGEAAILAFGAVRRMPWVVERDGVEEIVPRWVTQLALSFDHRMVDGELGSKVLADVAALLHYPGQALVWV